Proteins encoded within one genomic window of Setaria italica strain Yugu1 chromosome IV, Setaria_italica_v2.0, whole genome shotgun sequence:
- the LOC101763109 gene encoding uncharacterized protein LOC101763109 isoform X2: MPRIPLIKFPKRNLKAPSPSAPASQPADQHATLMSRLVSLSGAKVEAPPSGEIKNYRFRSDVPSPPSHTAVGGPASLLPKRKPLTEEEIEAIMLGGSI; the protein is encoded by the exons ATGCCGCGGATTCCTCTGATCAAGTTCCCCAAGCGGAATCTCAAAGCCCCATCCCCATCCGCACCAG CGTCGCAGCCCGCAGATCAGCACGCGACCCTCATGTCCCGCTTGG TTTCTCTTTCAGGGGCTAAAGTAGAGGCACCACCTTCTGGAGAGATTAAAAATTACCGTTTTAGATCAGATGTGCCATCCCCACCTTCTCATACTGCTGTTGGAGGTCCAGCTTCACTCCTTCCGAAGCGTAAACCCCTGACTGAAGAAGAGATTGAGGCTATCATG CTAGGCGGCTCCATCTGA
- the LOC101763109 gene encoding uncharacterized protein LOC101763109 isoform X4 has protein sequence MPRIPLIKFPKRNLKAPSPSAPASQPADQHATLMSRLGAKVEAPPSGEIKNYRFRSDVPSPPSHTAVGGPASLLPKRKPLTEEEIEAIMLGGSI, from the exons ATGCCGCGGATTCCTCTGATCAAGTTCCCCAAGCGGAATCTCAAAGCCCCATCCCCATCCGCACCAG CGTCGCAGCCCGCAGATCAGCACGCGACCCTCATGTCCCGCTTGG GGGCTAAAGTAGAGGCACCACCTTCTGGAGAGATTAAAAATTACCGTTTTAGATCAGATGTGCCATCCCCACCTTCTCATACTGCTGTTGGAGGTCCAGCTTCACTCCTTCCGAAGCGTAAACCCCTGACTGAAGAAGAGATTGAGGCTATCATG CTAGGCGGCTCCATCTGA
- the LOC101763109 gene encoding uncharacterized protein LOC101763109 isoform X3 has protein sequence MPRIPLIKFPKRNLKAPSPSAPAASQPADQHATLMSRLGAKVEAPPSGEIKNYRFRSDVPSPPSHTAVGGPASLLPKRKPLTEEEIEAIMLGGSI, from the exons ATGCCGCGGATTCCTCTGATCAAGTTCCCCAAGCGGAATCTCAAAGCCCCATCCCCATCCGCACCAG CAGCGTCGCAGCCCGCAGATCAGCACGCGACCCTCATGTCCCGCTTGG GGGCTAAAGTAGAGGCACCACCTTCTGGAGAGATTAAAAATTACCGTTTTAGATCAGATGTGCCATCCCCACCTTCTCATACTGCTGTTGGAGGTCCAGCTTCACTCCTTCCGAAGCGTAAACCCCTGACTGAAGAAGAGATTGAGGCTATCATG CTAGGCGGCTCCATCTGA
- the LOC101763109 gene encoding uncharacterized protein LOC101763109 isoform X1 — MPRIPLIKFPKRNLKAPSPSAPAASQPADQHATLMSRLVSLSGAKVEAPPSGEIKNYRFRSDVPSPPSHTAVGGPASLLPKRKPLTEEEIEAIMLGGSI; from the exons ATGCCGCGGATTCCTCTGATCAAGTTCCCCAAGCGGAATCTCAAAGCCCCATCCCCATCCGCACCAG CAGCGTCGCAGCCCGCAGATCAGCACGCGACCCTCATGTCCCGCTTGG TTTCTCTTTCAGGGGCTAAAGTAGAGGCACCACCTTCTGGAGAGATTAAAAATTACCGTTTTAGATCAGATGTGCCATCCCCACCTTCTCATACTGCTGTTGGAGGTCCAGCTTCACTCCTTCCGAAGCGTAAACCCCTGACTGAAGAAGAGATTGAGGCTATCATG CTAGGCGGCTCCATCTGA